One segment of Podarcis muralis chromosome 17, rPodMur119.hap1.1, whole genome shotgun sequence DNA contains the following:
- the LOC114588186 gene encoding anionic trypsin-like isoform X2 produces MKFLLILTCLGVAAAVPFDDDDKIVGGYTCQEHSVPYQVSLNAGYHFCGGSLISSQWVVSAAHCFHFRIQVRLGEYNINVLEGSEELIDAEKQILHPKYDPVTTDNDIMLIKLATPATLNSRVRAISLPSKCVAAGTECLISGWGNTLSDGFNLPELLQCLDAPVLSDTECKDALVGQITPNMICAGYLEGGKDSCDGDSGGPMVCNGELQGIVSWGIGCALKGFPGVYTKVCNYVDWIQETIAAN; encoded by the exons ATGAAGTTCCTCTTGATCCTTACCTGTCTGGGAGTAGCGG CTGCTGTCCCCTTTGATGACGACGACAAGATTGTGGGAGGCTACACCTGCCAGGAGCACTCCGTCCCCTACCAGGTGTCTCTAAATGCTGGATATCACTTCTGTGGGGGCTCTCTCATCAGCAGTCAGTGGGTTGTATCAGCTGCTCACTGCTTCCA TTTCCGCATCCAGGTGAGGCTTGGGGAATACAACATAAATGTCCTGGAAGGGTCAGAGGAGCTTATTGATGCTGAGAAACAAATTCTCCATCCCAAGTATGACCCGGTTACCACAGACAACGACATTATGCTCATCAAGCTGGCTACCCCTGCCACCCTGAACTCCCGCGTCCGAGCCATTTCCTTGCCTTCGAAATGTGTTGCTGCTGGGACCGAGTGCCTGATCTCAGGATGGGGCAACACCCTCAGTGATGGAT TCAACTTGCCAGAGCTTCTTCAGTGCCTGGACGCTCCTGTTCTAAGTGACACCGAGTGCAAGGATGCCCTGGTGGGGCAAATCACCCCAAACATGATATGCGCAGGATACCTGGAAGGCGGCAAAGATTCCTGTGAC GGGGATTCTGGTGGACCCATGGTATGCAATGGGGAGCTCCAAGGAATTGTGTCTTGGGGCATAGGGTGTGCTCTGAAAGGTTTTCCTGGCGTCTACACCAAGGTCTGTAACTATGTGGACTGGATCCAAGAAACAATTGCGGCCAACTGA
- the LOC114588186 gene encoding trypsin-like isoform X1, translated as MKFLLILTCLGVAAAVPFDDDDKIVGGYTCQEHSVPYQVSLNAGYHFCGGSLISSQWVVSAAHCFQSFRIQVRLGEYNINVLEGSEELIDAEKQILHPKYDPVTTDNDIMLIKLATPATLNSRVRAISLPSKCVAAGTECLISGWGNTLSDGFNLPELLQCLDAPVLSDTECKDALVGQITPNMICAGYLEGGKDSCDGDSGGPMVCNGELQGIVSWGIGCALKGFPGVYTKVCNYVDWIQETIAAN; from the exons ATGAAGTTCCTCTTGATCCTTACCTGTCTGGGAGTAGCGG CTGCTGTCCCCTTTGATGACGACGACAAGATTGTGGGAGGCTACACCTGCCAGGAGCACTCCGTCCCCTACCAGGTGTCTCTAAATGCTGGATATCACTTCTGTGGGGGCTCTCTCATCAGCAGTCAGTGGGTTGTATCAGCTGCTCACTGCTTCCAGTC TTTCCGCATCCAGGTGAGGCTTGGGGAATACAACATAAATGTCCTGGAAGGGTCAGAGGAGCTTATTGATGCTGAGAAACAAATTCTCCATCCCAAGTATGACCCGGTTACCACAGACAACGACATTATGCTCATCAAGCTGGCTACCCCTGCCACCCTGAACTCCCGCGTCCGAGCCATTTCCTTGCCTTCGAAATGTGTTGCTGCTGGGACCGAGTGCCTGATCTCAGGATGGGGCAACACCCTCAGTGATGGAT TCAACTTGCCAGAGCTTCTTCAGTGCCTGGACGCTCCTGTTCTAAGTGACACCGAGTGCAAGGATGCCCTGGTGGGGCAAATCACCCCAAACATGATATGCGCAGGATACCTGGAAGGCGGCAAAGATTCCTGTGAC GGGGATTCTGGTGGACCCATGGTATGCAATGGGGAGCTCCAAGGAATTGTGTCTTGGGGCATAGGGTGTGCTCTGAAAGGTTTTCCTGGCGTCTACACCAAGGTCTGTAACTATGTGGACTGGATCCAAGAAACAATTGCGGCCAACTGA